A genomic region of Nymphaea colorata isolate Beijing-Zhang1983 chromosome 2, ASM883128v2, whole genome shotgun sequence contains the following coding sequences:
- the LOC116247847 gene encoding ADP-glucose phosphorylase — protein MQEIRRDVVFNRSIIFSPARAKRPSDFKAHQKPGESAGNPARTSCAFCKHHEHECAPEIVRVPPDTIDWKIRVIENLYPALNRTLDIPNPNNNGGGCELVLPGFGFHDVVIETPDHSVNLSDLSAKEIGDVLLAYKDRIGQLAKIESVKYVQVFKNHGASAGASMSHSHSQLMGVPFVPATVSARLDSAKENFCRTGKCLLCEIKTEELLVGESTHFFALVPFAASLPFEIWIIPRLHASHFEEIDHEKATDLGSMLKLMLLKLSKQLNDPPFNYMIHTSPFQMSADSLPYAHWFIQIVPQLIGTAGFEMATGCYINPVFPEDAAKVLREVTILM, from the exons ATGCAAGAGATCCGAAGAGACGTCGTGTTCAACCGATCGATCATCTTCTCTCCCGCGCGGGCGAAGAGGCCGTCCGACTTCAAGGCCCACCAGAAGCCGGGCGAGTCGGCCGGCAACCCTGCCCGGACATCCTGCGCCTTCTGCAAGCACCACGAGCACGAATGCGCCCCAGAGATCGTCAGAGTTCCGCCCGACACCATCGATTGGAAGATCCGCGTCATCGAGAACCTCTACCCCGCCCTCAATAGGACGCTAGACATCCCGAACCCTAATAATAATGGTGGCGGCTGCGAACTCGTTCTTCCGGGGTTCGGATTCCACGACGTCGTCATCGAGACGCCGGACCACAGCGTGAACCTGTCGGACCTGTCGGCGAAGGAGATCGGCGACGTGCTTCTTGCTTACAAGGATCGGATCGGGCAGCTGGCGAAGATCGAATCCGTCAAGTACGTTCAG gttttcaaaaatcatgGGGCATCAGCTGGTGCATCAATGAGCCATTCCCACAGTCAGCTCATGGGTGTTCCCTTTGTTCCAGCAACTGTCTCTGCTCGGCTTGACAGTGCGAAGGAGAACTTTTGCAGGACAGGGAAGTGCCTTCTGTGTGAAATCAAGACCGAGGAGCTTCTGGTTGGAGAATCGACCCACTTCTTCGCCTTGGTTCCTTTTGCAGCTTCGTTGCCGTTTGAGATATGGATAATTCCTCGGCTGCATGCTTCTCATTTCGAAGAAATCGATCATGAGAAG GCTACTGATCTCGGAAGTATGCTGAAGCTCATGCTGCTCAAGCTTTCTAAGCAACTGAACGACCCACCATTCAATTACATGATTCACACCTCTCCCTTTCAGATGAGCGCCGACAGTTTGCCTTATGCTCACTGGTTCATACAGATTGTGCCACAGCTAATTGGGACCGCTGGATTCGAGATGGCTACTGGGTGTTATATAAATCCTGTATTTCCTGAGGATGCTGCCAAAGTTCTGAGGGAAGTCACCATTCTCATGTAA
- the LOC116247848 gene encoding uncharacterized protein LOC116247848, which produces MRVSPGKLLFPGFQLATIKPQVCGCSCTFLFSLFCASTSTIASPSLQVGGTSHVSAALPSVADGVGGFPGKKVEMEENCLDGGVRIVRKSSLKKGGIHGEGRESRVDKGRVRWLDFQGRELAEIKEFEASDWGDSDDDENNRTCSCVIQ; this is translated from the exons ATGAGAGTTTCACCCGGCAAGTTGCTGTTTCCTGGGTTCCAACTGGCTACTATAAAGCCCCAAGTCTGTGGGTGCTCTTGCacatttcttttctctctgttttgtgCATCAACAAGTACCATAGCTTCTCCGTCGTTGCAAGTGGGAGGTACCAGTCATGTTTCTGCTGCCTTGCCTTCGGTTGCTGATGGAGTGGGCGGTTTTCCTGGTAAGAAGGTTGAGATGGAGGAGAATTGCTTAGATGGGGGTGTCCGGATTGTGCGCAAAAGTAGTCTGAAGAAGGGTGGGATTCATGGCGAGGGGAGGGAGAGTCGAGTTGACAAGGGAAGGGTGCGGTGGCTGGACTTCCAAGGAAGAGAGTTGGCTGAGATCAAAGAGTTTGAGGCCAG TGATTGGGGAGActcagatgatgatgaaaacaACCGAACATGTTCATGCGTTATCCAGTGA
- the LOC116249132 gene encoding uncharacterized protein LOC116249132, producing MAKKIKSDGSGIDEANRTMYAAFCNAANSLSQLYTQAESQQKLAFQAGERHSLEKMYQWILRQEEDGKRITASDVIFRLQEFNYIGEISSMPLGYQWQQPQNLNSHMCHPTLTTQTDYGSVELSTGQTMRPLSMEQTRQSVCVNVLPCPARNHAQLSQMTSRAGLEPGLENGGFDPEKCSSPDGMGHVSSTHNFLQYAHQVHEVGILDFHETAMDI from the exons ATGGCTAAGAAGATCAAGTCTGATGGAAGTGGTATCGATGAAGCAAACCGGACCATGTACGCCGCCTTTTGCAATGCTGCAAATTCCCTATCTCAGCTTTATACTCAGGCTGAAAGTCAGCAGAAACTGGCATTCCAAGCTGGGGAACGCCATTCCTTG GAGAAAATGTATCAGTGGATTTTGAGGCAAGAGGAAGATGGAAAAAGAATTACTGCCTCAGATGTTATCTTTCGTCTTCAG GAATTCAATTACATTGGGGAGATCTCCTCAATGCCTCTTGGATATCAATGGCAACAGCCACAAAATCTGAACTCACATATGTGCCATCCTACTCTAACCACTCAAACGGACTACGGTTCAGTTGAGCTATCAACAGGTCAGACCATGAGGCCACTAAGTATGGAGCAGACAAGGCAGTCTGTATGTGTCAATGTTCTCCCCTGTCCTGCAAGGAATCATGCTCAACTTAGTCAAATGACATCACGAGCAGGACTTGAACCTGGCCTAGAAAATGGAGGATTTGATCCTGAGAAGTGCAGTTCACCAGATGGAATGGGTCATGTCTCCTCTACACATAATTTTTTACAATATGCACATCAAGTTCATGAGGTTGGCATTCTCGATTTCCATGAAACGGCAATGGACATATAA
- the LOC116248406 gene encoding glutamate dehydrogenase 1, mitochondrial: protein MNALAATSRNFKRASRLLGLDSKLERSLLIPFREIKVECTIPKDDGTLASYVGFRVQHDNARGPMKGGIRYHPEVDPDEVNALAQLMTWKTAVANIPYGGAKGGIGCDPGELSVAELERLTRVFTQKIHDLIGIHTDVPAPDMGTNAQTMAWILDEYSKFHGYSPAVVTGKPVDLGGSLGREAATGRGVLFATEALLAEHGKKIADQRFVIQGFGNVGSWAAQLISEKGGKVVAVSDISGAIKNNSGLDIPRLLKHAKEHRGVKGFDGGDSVDPRTLLVEDCDVLIPAALGGVINRENANDIKAKFIIEAANHPTDPEADEILAKKGVIILPDIFANSGGVTVSYFEWVQNIQGFMWDEEKVNCELKNYMTKGFNHIKEMCKTHNCDLRMGAFTLGVNRVARATVLRGWEA, encoded by the exons ATGAACGCTTTAGCTGCCACAAGTAGGAATTTCAAGAGGGCATCCCGTCTCCTGGGGCTGGATTCGAAGCTAGAAAGGAGTCTACTCATCCCTTTCAGAGAGATCAAG GTTGAATGTACTATTCCCAAGGATGATGGCACATTGGCATCCTATGTCGGTTTCAGGGTGCAGCATGATAACGCTAGAGGACCCATGAAAGGAGGAATAAGATACCATCCAGAG GTTGATCCAGATGAAGTGAATGCTCTAGCACAGCTGATGACATGGAAGACTGCAGTCGCAAACATACCATACGGAGGAGCGAAAGGTGGTATAGGCTGTGATCCAGGTGAACTGAGTGTCGCAGAGTTGGAGCGTCTCACGCGGGTATTCACTCAGAAGATACATGATCTAATTGGGATCCACACGGATGTTCCTGCACCTGATATGGGAACCAATGCGCAG ACAATGGCCTGGATTCTAGATGAATACTCGAAATTTCATGGCTACTCTCCTGCCGTTGTAACTGGAAAGCCTGTT GATCTTGGAGGCTCTTTAGGTAGAGAAGCAGCTACAGGAAGAGGGGTTCTCTTTGCTACCGAGGCACTACTTGCTGAGCATGGCAAAAAGATTGCAGATCAACGATTTGTGATACAG GGATTTGGAAATGTTGGATCATGGGCTGCACAACTCATTAGTGAAAAAGGAGGTAAAGTGGTTGCAGTAAGTGATATAAGTGGTGCCATAAAGAACAACAGTGGTCTTGATATCCCAAGACTTCTGAAACATGCTAAAGAGCATCGTGGAGTAAAAGGCTTTGATGGGGGAGATTCTGTGGATCCCAGGACGTTGTTGGTGGAAGATTGTGATGTTCTCATTCCAGCTGCGCTTGGGGGTGTTATTAACAG GGAAAATGCTAATGATATCAAGGCCAAGTTCATTATTGAAGCTGCTAACCATCCAACTGATCCAGAGGCTGATGAG ATCTTAGCGAAAAAAGGTGTCATCATTCTGCCTGACATTTTTGCGAACTCTGGTGGAGTTACCGTGAGTTACTTTGAGTGGGTTCAG AATATTCAAGGATTTATGTGGGATGAAGAGAAGGTAAACTGTGAACTGAAGAACTACATGACAAAAGGTTTTAACCATATAAAGGAGATGTGCAAGACCCACAATTGTGATCTTCGCATGGGAGCGTTTACCCTTGGAGTTAACCGCGTTGCTCGAGCAACTGTTCTCCGAGGTTGGGAGGCTTGA
- the LOC116249112 gene encoding 40S ribosomal protein S18-like — protein MSLIANEDFQHILRILNTNVDGRQKIMFALTSIKGIGRRFANIVCKKADIDMNKRAGELSAAELDQLMVIVANPRQFKIPDWFLNRKKDYKDGRYSQVVSNALDMKLRDDLERLKKIRNHRGLRHYWGLRVRGQHTKTTGRRGKTVGVSKKR, from the exons ATG TCTCTCATTGCGAACGAGGACTTCCAACACATACTCCGTATCCTCAACACCAACGTTGATGGGAGGCAGAAGATCATGTTTGCCCTCACCTCCATCAAGGGTATTGGTCGTAGGTTCGCGAACATCGTCTGCAAGAAAGCTGATATCGACATGAACAAGAG AGCTGGTGAATTATCAGCTGCAGAGCTTGATCAGCTTATGGTGATTGTTGCAAATCCTCGGCAATTCAAGATCCCGGACTGGTTTCTCAACAGAAAGAAAGATTACAAGGATGGAAGATATTCCCAGGTTGTTTCCAATGCATTGGACATGAAATTGAGGGATGACTTAGAGCGCTTGAAGAAAATCAG GAACCATCGCGGTCTTCGTCACTACTGGGGCCTTCGAGTCCGAGGGCAGCACACTAAGACCACCGGCCGTCGTGGGAAGACTGTTGGTGTCTCAAAGAAGCGATGA